The Cyanobacteriota bacterium genomic sequence GTTCATGACTGTGCTCACCAACGCAGTGGATGCATTGCTTAGTCAAGCTGTGCGTCAACAGATGCTGCCTGCCCTGCCGCACGATCGCGGTGGCAGTTCTATACACCAAGCCACACCCCGCATTACGATTACCACCACAGTCCTATCTCAGCCTTCACAAAAGCCAACATCTGCTGATGACCGCTGGGCATCTGTGTGCATCCATGACAACGGCCCAGGCATACCCACTGACGTGTATGAGCGCTTGCTAGAATCCTTTGCTGTCGAACGGCGGGCTGCTAAGGAAACTAGCTTGGCCCGAAGCTACCAAATCATTACGGCTAAACATGGCGGCATGTTTTTGATTCGATCGCAGCCACATGCAGGTACTGAGGTCGAAATTCGCCTGCCCCTTTAAGGGGGAACTCTGAACAGCCCTGCTCAATCAGTCCTCTAAACAAGCAGCGATCGTTGCCACTACAGACTGACCTAGGGAAGAAAAGTCGTAGCCACCTTCTAACCCAAACAGAATGCGGCGCGTAACCTGAAGGCAATAGCGGGTAAACACACCATAGTTTTCTGGCACGAGGTTAATCCCAGCGAGGGGGTCGTCACGGTTCGCATCATAGCCCGCACTCACAATCAGTACATCTGGTTGCAAGGCTGTGAAAAACGGCACTATTTTGTCTCGAAACAGCGGCTCATAATCCCTCATACTGCTACCGGGGGGCATGGGCAAATTCAACACATTCCCAAATGCCCCCTGTTCGCTGGTTCGACCTGTGCCTGGATAGTTGGGAAACTCGTGTAGTGAGCAATAGGCAATTTGGGGATGGTTTTCTACTAGCGCCTGGGTGCCATTGCCATGGTGAACATCCCAGTCTAGAATGGCAACTCTTTGCACATTAGGTTGTTGAAGAGCGTAGTAGGCTGCGATCGCTGCATTAGCAAACAGACAAAAGCCCATTCCTCGATCGCTAAGGGCGTGGTGTCCAGGGGGACGCGCCAACACAAAGGCTGGTTGCTCAGTCTGCACAACGTGGTCAACACCATCTAACCAAGCACTCACTGCCAGCATGGCCACGTCATAGCTCTCAGCAGAAACAACCGTATCAGGATCTAGCCTGCCACCCCCGCTGTTAGCTAGTCGCTCTACAGAGGCAACATAGTCAGGATGGTGAAGAGTATGCAGCAGGGACATCAGGGTTGACTGGCGATCGGCCACTGGCGTTGGTTGCTGCCATGTAAGTCGCTGTCGCCAAGGTGCCGTTGCCAAAGCATCTACGATCGCCGTTAAGCGGCCCGGTCGTTCTGGGTGAAAGCGCCCAGTGTCGTGGTCAAGGAAGCGATCGGAATAGATGACACGAACCATAGAGACTCCTGCTTAAGAAAAGATGGCCATACCTCGCTGAACTGCTGGACGTTGCTGCAAAGTAGTGAACCATCGCCTTAGGTGAGGATAGTTCTCTAACGAGAGTTGCAGAAACTCATAGGTAGCTACCCAGGGATAGGTGGCCATGTCAGCAATGGAATATTCGCCAGCTAGGAACTCATGGGTGCTGAGTTGCCTATCCATCACGCCACAGAGACGGAGAGCCTCTTTTTCGTAGCGATGAATAGCATAGGGAATTGGTTCAGGTGCAAACCGCCGAAAGTGAGACAACTGGCCAAACATAGGGCCAACATTTGCCATTTGAAACATAAGCCACGATATAACCTGAATGCGACGTGCACGATCCACGGGTAGAAAGTAGCCTGTTTTCTCCGCTAGATAAATCAAGATTGCGCCTGACTCAAACACTGTAATGCCTGACTCTTGATCCACAATGGTCGGAATTTTGCTGTTGGGGCTGATGGCAACAAAGTCAGGATTAAACTGTTCACCCTTGGAAATATCCACCTTGTGGAGAGTATAGGGCAGACCAACTTCCTCTAGGAAAATTGCAGGCTTGCGACCGTTGGGAGTCGCAAAGGCATACAGGTCAATCATGCTGCTAAACCTCGTAAATATCAGGGCCGCCCATATCCAATGGTAAAAACATGGTCAAAACTTCACCTTGGTGTGGACGTTGCCGCACAATTAGCTTACCACCCAACGCTTGGAACAGATTTTTCGTCACGTCTAAGTTTAAACTCAAATTGCCAGTTTCTGGCTGGAACGTAAGTAGGCTGCCGATCGACTTCAGCGGTGTTTGCACTGCATTGTCACTCAAACGAGCAGCGTCTGATTCTAGCTGAAGCTTAAGCTGATTGCCCGCCAATGTTGCTACCACCCGAATATGACTGCCGTGGGGCAAACGTTGAGTAAACCGCTGTACCAAACTAGTCAGAACCTGATCTAACAATGCTGGGTTGCTCACCACATGGGGCATTCGCTGGGGTAGTGAGACCTCTAGTGTCAGGCTAGAGCGCTGTGCCTGCTGCTGCCAGCGGGGAATGCTCTGTTGCAAAACATGATCCAGTGATGTAGTAGCCAGGGGCATCAATGAGGATTTGCCCGGTGCTGTTTCTAGCTCTACTGCTTGAAAAATCAAGCCAAAGCGATCAATCTGCTCCGTACATTCCTGATCAATTGCCTGTAAGCTTTGCACCACTGCTTTGGGTAAATTCTTTTGCTTGAGGGCTAACCGTGTCAATGTGCGAATAGTTGCCAATGGTGTGCGCACCTCGTGGGCGATCGCCCGTAACAGTTCCACATCTGGATCACCCTCTAGGTGGT encodes the following:
- a CDS encoding histone deacetylase, with product MVRVIYSDRFLDHDTGRFHPERPGRLTAIVDALATAPWRQRLTWQQPTPVADRQSTLMSLLHTLHHPDYVASVERLANSGGGRLDPDTVVSAESYDVAMLAVSAWLDGVDHVVQTEQPAFVLARPPGHHALSDRGMGFCLFANAAIAAYYALQQPNVQRVAILDWDVHHGNGTQALVENHPQIAYCSLHEFPNYPGTGRTSEQGAFGNVLNLPMPPGSSMRDYEPLFRDKIVPFFTALQPDVLIVSAGYDANRDDPLAGINLVPENYGVFTRYCLQVTRRILFGLEGGYDFSSLGQSVVATIAACLED
- a CDS encoding glutathione S-transferase N-terminal domain-containing protein; translation: MIDLYAFATPNGRKPAIFLEEVGLPYTLHKVDISKGEQFNPDFVAISPNSKIPTIVDQESGITVFESGAILIYLAEKTGYFLPVDRARRIQVISWLMFQMANVGPMFGQLSHFRRFAPEPIPYAIHRYEKEALRLCGVMDRQLSTHEFLAGEYSIADMATYPWVATYEFLQLSLENYPHLRRWFTTLQQRPAVQRGMAIFS